The following is a genomic window from Rutidosis leptorrhynchoides isolate AG116_Rl617_1_P2 chromosome 8, CSIRO_AGI_Rlap_v1, whole genome shotgun sequence.
ACTAAGATAACTTATAGCTTAAGTTAACTTAAACCCCAGAGCCAGTTATATCATTGGGCTAAAAAACCCTAATACACAATATATTCCTAATATATCAAATATTTCCCCGCAAGCTAAGGGCAGGATCAACCGCAACTTGAACTTTATATTGTTGTTGTAGGTTCAGAATTGTATCCGATTGTTGTAGTATCCAAAAGCAATGGGGGCTCGTTTGTTGTGTGTGATTGTAAAAGTTGAAATCTTACTCATTTGTACTGGCCTGAAAAATAAATAGAAGTTTCTTTTTGAATCAAACCTTGGATGCTAGGGTTCCATCGGCGGCGGCACATCGTGATTGTACGGTGGTTGGCCAGAGTTGAAATTTTTAGGGTTATTTCGGAATTGTGTATTGCATTCAGTGGTATGAGAGGTGTTTTGTAATTTTGAGAACGAAGAGAATCTGAGAATTACCGAAATTATGTCGGATTTTGTGAAAGGAATTGTGCCTGAATGTTGTGACCTGAAGTGTGCCAGATTTTGTGACAGGAATTGTGCATGATTTGTGACCGAAATTGTGCCGGATTTTGAGCCCGGAATTGTGTTGGGTTTAGATCTGTGTTGACCTAGCTCTAAGACCATACAGAACCACAAAGATTGCATTGTTTTGTATTGTTGTACGTGGTTGTTATACAATTACATGATGTCTATATATACACTAAGATACCTTGTAGCCTACGTTAACCTAAATTTTAAAGCTCGTTAAATCATTGGGCTAAAACCCTAATATATCCCTAATATACATTATGTCTAATACGACGGAAGCATTATTATCTAAGAAATGTTAGAGCACTAATCTCACTGTTTGAGATTTGAATATTGACTTTTGATCTCATTGTCCGAGTGTGTCTGTGGgggtgtgtgtgcgcgcgcgcgagTGTGTgttttgtttataaataaataaataaagtcatGGCCCAAGCCGACAGGCCCAAATAACACACGATGTACATGAGTCCAATAGTGTCAATAGCTAATTTTGTAAACTTATGGCGTTATATCGAAGATGTGTCGATTATTTATCGTGTTAATACATCACTGTGACAATTACCCCACTTCCATTGTCGATAAAAATAGAGCTCCCCTAGTTTAATTCTAAGATGAAGAATGTAGCAGTATCTCTCATGATACTCAGTGGTACCCGGTACCGCTACCATAGTATCCGGTACCGTTGAAGCTTGTACCCGCCACGTGAAAGCTTGATCCTAAAAATGGGGCAGGTTCGATCCACACTCGCAACAAGAATTTACAATTCTTGTGGCAGTGGGATGATGATTGCTCATGTGTGTGGACCCGGTGGAGGTAAATTCCCGGCATCCGACTCTTTCGGGCGAGTCTGGTGGGGTTCCAAAAGAAACACAGGTCGGGGTGTCCCTGCAAACATACACCTTTTGATCCTAAGATGTAGGAGATTTCTACTACCGGAGTGATAGAAATGGAGAAGATTACAAAATATACTTGTAATCCTGAATGGACAGTTTTACGAAACAAGCTAATGGCTCAGGAATCAGCTTTTGTGGAGGCAGTAACTGATCACTCGAAACCAAATACGAGTCATATTAAGTGGTCGAAAGTTCGCGTGGAGCATCTGAGGTGTTTGTCATGAAGATGCACCTCTGTTATAGCTAAGGTTTAATTAAGCTTTTTATTTTCTTGGTTTTCatctatatgatatatgatatataatatatataatgttattataATAGACATAATCCGACAGCTATGCAAAGCAGAAATTAGTTGCAAACAAGTTAAAACCGAATGAATACATTTGAACACTTGAAAACTGTAATTTTATAATAAAATCAAAGCTAGTCAAATGGATACAAACCTAAGTCAATGTTGAAGACTATCAGGATATAAAAAAACAAATCCCAAACCAATATGCTAAATTTTTTATAAACTATAAATGTTTAGCAAATGCAAATCAATGTAGTAGATACAAACATGACAATGTAAAACTAACCTCATGGCTTCAAGCAAAATTTTCCAGGTTCACCGTAAAATTGTTCTAACTGCTCTGTCTTGTTTATTCTAAACCCTCGAATTCTCACTTCTTCAGGAAATTCGGTATTATCTTTGTCAATACTTTCTATAATCCAGCCATTGTTACACACAGAACCTTCCACCTTCACctgcaattaatatatataaccaaattatcatgattataattaaattattattattaattctaattctaataattctTAATACGATTTCTTCATATAGTTAACTTACCTCTGCATCATCAACTGAATCTACAATAAGAGCTCCATCCAATGAAAGGCCATCGATAAGAATATTTCGACCCTTAATAACTAAAGTTGACTTTTGAGAAACCGTATTGATGCCTTTTATTTTGTTTTTAACATCAGCAAATGTTACGGCCCACTTTGGTTTCCACACTACACGGGACCACACTTCTACTTCTTGACCATTAAAGACTTGTGTAACTGGAGCATCTACAGTTACTCCTGCCTGATGACGAGCGTAAGAAAGAAATGACCAGATGACAAGAACGTAATTTAACAGAAGTTGAAGATTTGCTGACCTTTTGAAGAATCATGGTGTTTGCTCGATAAATCGCCATTTCTCCAGAAGTTGCACTGTGATATGGATTTCCGTTGGGTACCTTTGCAGCATCCTCCGGATTGTTCTTTACAGGTGAGTATGCAAGCCATTTTTCCATCACCTAAACGCATAACGGAAAAAATGTTAAATTGTTATAACGGTAACTTATGTAATATATGATACTaaattactaataatgattattataCTTACAGTGAATCCAACCCTAGCTGATGGAGGCAACGTTTTCGGATAGTCCTGCATCATACATTCCAATCTGGTAGACGACTTGAATTCCGTCTTGGTGGAGTCTTTGTATCTGTAACGCATAATACAGATTAGCCGATgtgcaaaaaataaaaacatataaaaaataaataaataagtagaaaAATGTGGTAAGAGAGGAATTACTTGGGGTTTACAAATTCTTTGATAGCACCGCCCGTTTTTGAAAGTTCTTCTATATAAGGGCCCAGTTCAAGAATCAGCTGCAGTGATTCATAAACATCAAAAGTGTGCAGATGATTAAATTAATATCATATTGTATCTTACTTGGTTTATGTTTCCTGGGTACGGAGAATATCCAGTTTCACAATTGGAATCACCGTCAGGATGACCTGTTGCCCTAAGCAGTGGATCAAGTTGATTGTACTCAACGTTAATCACCATTTCCCTCCCTGTAAAtcgtatataatataattttataatcTTAATACAAAAATGCAAAGAAACGCTTAAAACAACTATATATTGAGTGGTTAATGCAACGCACCATCTGTATGAGTAAGTTTCGTAATGCCTCCAATAGCTTCTTTGGCTTTTCGAGGTACAGTAAGAGAATTAACTTGGTACTCTTTGGAGGCACTAACTCCTAATGCAGCAGGAATCGCCTAAAAAAAGAGGGAATGAAAAAtgaatattatattcgaattattgTCAATGTGAAGATGGATTTCATTTTAGCTAACCTTGAAAAGAAGCCCATTTGTATCTTGGAAAAATAAAACCCATCTCAAACCACCATCTTTCCTGCAAAACATTGTTTCGGTAAATTTAGCAAGAATTTGTATGGTTGCAAACTGCGGGGACGGCGGCCGATGCGgtggtttggtgactagcccgtcccgttCCGCCATAAAACATCTAATTAGCCGGTCAACGCTAAAAAGTCATGCCAAAGTCGGGTCAAACTCGGTCAACCTTGGTCAAAAGTCTACTGTATGTCTGGCCTTTAGCTAAAAAAAAACCAACTTACATAGTATCCTAAAAAGATAAATTTATATATACACTATAAATATAAAAAACATTATAGAAAACCTATATATTACTTAAACTAACAACCGTCGTAACCGACTCGACCTTTCAAGGTCCTGACCAACTCGTCTCCAACTCGCGCCTTTTTCAACCACGGTTTCAGCCTTCTATAGCAAATATCTAGGGTAAGAACAGTAAACATGGGCGGACCTAGTGTGTAACCACTAGTAGCACGTGCTACCAGCGAACTACGCGATCCAATGAGAATTTTTGGggcttttaactagtgacacctgTGAATAATGTAGGTTTTTAGTGACACCACTGGAGAGTATATTTTTTTGATCTTTTAACTAGTGACACGTAACTATTATTCCTAGATCCTCCACTACAGTAAATCTGAAGTACTCCAGTTCAGTAAACCAGTTAGGCATATTCGATGGCCTTAAAGGAATATGCTAGAAACACACGAGTCGAAATGAAACGAAAAAGATTATGAGATCCTATATCAGTCACAGAGAAACATGCCGATAAAAAAAAAACGATAAATAAAAGGCTTGACATACCATTCTTTAAGAAGACCGCTTGAATAAAGAAGAGCATGAACATCACCATGGCCGTGAGGTTTTGTCTAATAAGAAAACAACAGACGCAATTATCGGAAAATGAAAAGTAactgcaataataataataatctaataagaAGGTGATCTTATTAATTGTATAATCAAATGTATGTCACCTGTATTCTGTACTTATTGTTCGGTTCTAAAGCAAGCCTAGCATCATTATCAGCCAAGCAAGCAACTTTTTCCTGCAAACATTGTTGGCGTTAGTCCACAACACCTTTTAACAACCGTAACGAGTAAAAACAGTAAAAAGACATTACCTGTTTCAAAAGTTTTACTTGTGATGGTTTCATTCCAAAATAGGTGTTCGATTCCAAGAGTTGTATCGTACGATCGTGAGTGTCATCTGATGTCATTATCACCAAAGGTACATCTCTTTGGCATTCAACTAACAATTCACAAGTATCAACATTATCTCATTAGCTCAAACATTAAACATAATACATTCATGTTTTACGTATATAACTAAGTTACAAAAAATAAACCTTCAGTCTGTTTGCAGCTAGCTTCAGATAAGGATAAAATGGACTCAATATAGTGCTGTAAGAAACAAGTTCCGGTAGTTGTTTCCATCGGTAACGCCAACTGTAATAAGATGAATAAAAGTTTAAGAAACCGTCAAAATTAAAAGTCCCAATTTCACTCTTTGTCATAATATGACGTGAAAACCTTTATTCCGTTATATCCAAGACGTTCTCCAAGCCCTCCGGCAACAAGTACAAACGCAGCGTTTTGCACCTGCTTCACACCAACCTCCTCATATTTTATAAAGTTATCATCACCGCAAGTCAAAACTTCACCAGATGGCACCTACATATACAAAGTCCCCAAAAACCTATTAAAGTTTGGATCTTTTTTACATACACATATAACCCAAAAATCTTAACCCTAGTTGCAACAGTAAAAAGCACAAGAAAACGAAAACATAGTAACAAGCTTACAGAAGGTGTAAAGCCATCAAATGGATTCCTTCCTGCTTTTGAATCTGATAATAGTTCTCTTGCAGTCTTAATATATGATGATAAACCACCAGGGTAGCTTGAATCAAGAATAGAAACCTAAAATTACTAATTAAATGTTATTATGGGATACAATCAGCAGTCATTAATAAGAGACTAAAATGACCTAAAAGGATAGTAATAAGCATAAATATATGAGCCCTAATAAAAAGGGATTTTAACAAATTACCTGAGAAAGTAATgatcttttatcatcatcatcaatacctGGATCAGACCAATGTTCAAACAAATGACCCTGACCCAGTTCCAGTAACATCTTTCCAAGCTCTATCTGTAAACAAATTAGTAAGTGAAAATAATTACCaagaattaaattaaattaatttttaatgataaatagatatataatatataggtACTTGATGAGGAGATAGAATGGAGAGATTTTTCTGTAAATTAGGAGATGAAGAAGTGGAGAGTTCATTGAGTTgaaggtttgcaagtctatcaatggCGGAATTCACGGATGAAGAAGAAGCCATCTTCTTATGATACTAATCAAACACAGCTAGACTGCTACTTGAAATTAAAATTGGATCTTGAACCAATAAGACTTGAGAAGAATAATATAAATTAGATCTGATATTTATTTGGTGAGgaaaatgaatgaatgaatgaatatacGTACTACAATATATGTGCGTGATTGATCAAGCCAAATCAATTACGGATTACAGGGAGGAGTACGTTGGAAGCTtggacgagcccaacacacccactataaaggacctaggttatactcactcactacatCAATACTTTGacattggttagcctttaattttatgaatacttagtgcacaataatacttaggcgacagtgtcgaccatatatcattcaggcggtataaacgaccatatatcacttaggcggcagagccgaccatataatgagaacaacacaagtgcactaagaacttaaacatgaACTAAGGCTTAACtgagaaacttaacaaagaacacttttattaatacaaaatacaattacaatattacttacttacaagtTTTCTCTTCTCgaactcacactcttcttacttcctcacaactctcacaactTGCACACAAATGAAATCCTcatccatatttatactactccatgaaagtttctagaaactagatatttccatggataaattaatatctatatttttcttttctagatttttcttttctagatttttctttcattttctaatatctagatattttcttatacatattaatatctagatattttacatatatacatctactaattccatattttataataccaaatttgaattgtattttaacactccccctcaatgcaaattttctttcaacgacgtcttgcagaccattccaagtgcttctctgaattttgtaaacttcggtttacttaggctcttggtgaatatatctgcaacctgttcatctgtctttgttggcatcatcttgattttcccttcaaggaccttctcgcgaacataatgatagtgcacttctatatgttttgttcttgcatgaaagactggattctctgctagacgtatagctgataggttatcgcagaaaagctttacttgataatcagTTGGTTGGTGAAGATCTTTCATTAGTTtcttcaaccaagtaatttcttgtgttgctgatgctgccgatcgatattctgcttcagtgcttgataaggatactgttggttgtctcttgctacaccatgatattactcccgatccaagactaaacatgtatccagttgttgatcgtcgtgtatcatagtctccagcgtaatcggcttcacaatatccagtcacatgacattcttttgttttcttgtataaaataccaaagttgatagtgcctttaacataccttaagatgcgtcgtacaacatcaaggtgaggcttcttcggattgctcatgtatcgactaaccactccaactgcataagatatgtctggccggcttagtgtgagataaataagacttccgaccatcttttgatacatggtaacatcttgaagactttttccttcatctgctcgtagttttgtattcggatccataggagttgagataggtttgcaattaagcattccgtacttttgtaaaagatctcgcgcatatttctgttgtcccagaaataatccttctcttttctgctctattttgagtccaagaaaatgtttgagttctccaagctccatcatatgaaatctgatagacagattctctcttgtcctttggatctcctcatagtgatctcccgtgatgattaagtcatccacatatactagcactatggctagttttccttgatcttgtttcacaaataaactagaatctgaaggagcaactgtgaaaccactttgtaccaagaactcgccaatcttcccgtaccaagctcttggagcctgcttcaagccgtatagtgctttctttaatttgcagacatgctcgGGATGGATTTTGTTCTTAAAGCCTCTTGGTTgatccatataaatgtctttgtcaagttctccatgtaagaaagcgttcttgacatccatctgccacagcttccaagatttgctagcggctaaagctagtagagctcgaattgttgtgatcttggcCACTGGACTAAacatttcttcataatccagcccatattgttgagaaaaacctctagcaacaagtcgagctttatacctctcaatggagccatctgatcgagtcttcaccttgtaaacccatttacaagatattggttttacatcttttggctttggaactaaactccatgtctggttttcttttagtgcattaatttcttcttccatctctttctgccactctcgactttgtgctgcttcttcataagtataaggctcaataggtattgattcatccacttgagcagcattggcataccttagattaggttgtctcggccttgttgatctccttaattcttgtgcatgctcctcgacttccttttagcttggacgaacctcctcggatatagattgatgtacaccagtttttcatggactcttttccttagagtacgacccttctccttcttttattgaatccaatatctgctctttaggctcttctttttcttctggtccttcttctaatccatgagattctggaagctctatattttgaggtgaccaccatgaagaagcttcatcaaataccacatttcttgaagtatgatactttccggtatttggatcacaacatctccatccttttctcgattcatcataaccgacaaaaatgcaccgaattaccTTTTTGTCAAATTTGCTTcttagatgatctggcacgaagacgtagcatacacatccaaaaaccttgagatggttgacgattggcttgatcttccataatctttcatacggtgaaatatgccccaactttgtttgtggaagcctatttatcacgtatgatgcagttctcatacattcagcccaaaatcttcctggcacattcttaccatgaagcatacttctacaagtttcggcaaggtgacgattcttgcgcTCTGCGACTCCATTCTATtgtggagtattgggacaagttaatttccttctgatcttgtgcttctcaagatagatattgaactcagtcgataaatattttcctccattatctgtgcgtaagcacctaatcttattattgagctcactttctatcttcttcttgaactctttaaacttctgaaaagtctctgGCTTTtctttcatgaagtaaacccacacataccttgagaagtcatcaatgaatgtcaccatatacttcatgcctccaagtgatgtttgtttcactggaccgaagacgtctgagtgtatgagctctagtgttGTCTTagactgatgttgtgactccttgaatggcaattggcgagcttttc
Proteins encoded in this region:
- the LOC139862501 gene encoding UDP-sugar pyrophosphorylase-like yields the protein MASSSSVNSAIDRLANLQLNELSTSSSPNLQKNLSILSPHQIELGKMLLELGQGHLFEHWSDPGIDDDDKRSLLSQVSILDSSYPGGLSSYIKTARELLSDSKAGRNPFDGFTPSVPSGEVLTCGDDNFIKYEEVGVKQVQNAAFVLVAGGLGERLGYNGIKLALPMETTTGTCFLQHYIESILSLSEASCKQTEVECQRDVPLVIMTSDDTHDRTIQLLESNTYFGMKPSQVKLLKQEKVACLADNDARLALEPNNKYRIQTKPHGHGDVHALLYSSGLLKEWKDGGLRWVLFFQDTNGLLFKAIPAALGVSASKEYQVNSLTVPRKAKEAIGGITKLTHTDGREMVINVEYNQLDPLLRATGHPDGDSNCETGYSPYPGNINQLILELGPYIEELSKTGGAIKEFVNPKYKDSTKTEFKSSTRLECMMQDYPKTLPPSARVGFTVMEKWLAYSPVKNNPEDAAKVPNGNPYHSATSGEMAIYRANTMILQKAGVTVDAPVTQVFNGQEVEVWSRVVWKPKWAVTFADVKNKIKGINTVSQKSTLVIKGRNILIDGLSLDGALIVDSVDDAEVKVEGSVCNNGWIIESIDKDNTEFPEEVRIRGFRINKTEQLEQFYGEPGKFCLKP